From the genome of Opisthocomus hoazin isolate bOpiHoa1 chromosome 8, bOpiHoa1.hap1, whole genome shotgun sequence, one region includes:
- the CBX7 gene encoding chromobox protein homolog 7 isoform X2 gives MELSAIGEQVFAVESIRKKRVRKGKVEYLVKWKGWPPKYSTWEPEDHILDPRLVVAYEEKEERDRASGYRKRGPKPKRLLLQRLYGMDLRSAHKGKEKLCFSLARRFGGGDSSLPGAKPGQAEFSEKTGGAVLPFSLRKQRKNQKYLRLSRKKFPRMASLESRNCRHEFFLNDSVGLEARQGPEDWEAMQHTSKEDADGSLPWIPTVPPSEVTVTDITANSITVTFREAQVAEGFFRDRSVQF, from the exons ATGGAGCTGTCGGCCATCGGCGAGCAGGTGTTCGCTGTGGAGAGCATCCGCAAGAAGCGCGTGCGGAAG GGTAAAGTAGAATACCTGGTAAAGTGGAAAGGATGGCCCCCAAA atacagcacaTGGGAGCCAGAGGATCACATCTTGGACCCTCGCCTGGTAGTGGCTTATGAAGAAAA GGAAGAGAGAGACCGTGCATCGGGGTACAGGAAAAGAGGCCCCAAACCAAAGCGCCTCCTACTGCAG CGGCTGTATGGCATGGACTTGAGGAGTGCCCACAAGGGAAAGGAGaagctctgtttctctcttgCGCGAAGGTTTGGAGGAGGAGACAGTAGCCTGCCAGGGGCCAAGCCAGGGCAGGCAGAGTTCTCCGAGAAGACGGGGGGAGCAGTCCTGCCTTTCTCTCTCCGGAAGCAACGCAAAAACCAGAAGTACCTGCGACTGTCAAGGAAGAAGTTCCCCCGCATGGCGAGCCTGGAGAGCCGAAATTGTAGGCATGAGTTCTTCCTGAATGATTCAGTGGGCCTAGAGGCCAGGCAGGGCCCCGAGGACTGGGAGGCCATGCAGCACACCAGCAAAGAAG atGCGGATGGCAGTCTCCCTTGGATTCCCACTGTGCCCCCCAGTGAAGTGACAGTGACGGACATCACGGCAAACTCCATTACCGTCACTTTCAGAGAAGCACAAGTGGCTGAGGGCTTCTTCCGAGACCGGAGTGTGCAGTTCTGA
- the CBX7 gene encoding chromobox protein homolog 7 isoform X1: MELSAIGEQVFAVESIRKKRVRKGKVEYLVKWKGWPPKYSTWEPEDHILDPRLVVAYEEKEERDRASGYRKRGPKPKRLLLQRLYGMDLRSAHKGKEKLCFSLARRFGGGDSSLPGAKPGQAEFSEKTGGAVLPFSLRKQRKNQKYLRLSRKKFPRMASLESRNCRHEFFLNDSVGLEARQGPEDWEAMQHTSKEADADGSLPWIPTVPPSEVTVTDITANSITVTFREAQVAEGFFRDRSVQF, from the exons ATGGAGCTGTCGGCCATCGGCGAGCAGGTGTTCGCTGTGGAGAGCATCCGCAAGAAGCGCGTGCGGAAG GGTAAAGTAGAATACCTGGTAAAGTGGAAAGGATGGCCCCCAAA atacagcacaTGGGAGCCAGAGGATCACATCTTGGACCCTCGCCTGGTAGTGGCTTATGAAGAAAA GGAAGAGAGAGACCGTGCATCGGGGTACAGGAAAAGAGGCCCCAAACCAAAGCGCCTCCTACTGCAG CGGCTGTATGGCATGGACTTGAGGAGTGCCCACAAGGGAAAGGAGaagctctgtttctctcttgCGCGAAGGTTTGGAGGAGGAGACAGTAGCCTGCCAGGGGCCAAGCCAGGGCAGGCAGAGTTCTCCGAGAAGACGGGGGGAGCAGTCCTGCCTTTCTCTCTCCGGAAGCAACGCAAAAACCAGAAGTACCTGCGACTGTCAAGGAAGAAGTTCCCCCGCATGGCGAGCCTGGAGAGCCGAAATTGTAGGCATGAGTTCTTCCTGAATGATTCAGTGGGCCTAGAGGCCAGGCAGGGCCCCGAGGACTGGGAGGCCATGCAGCACACCAGCAAAGAAG cagatGCGGATGGCAGTCTCCCTTGGATTCCCACTGTGCCCCCCAGTGAAGTGACAGTGACGGACATCACGGCAAACTCCATTACCGTCACTTTCAGAGAAGCACAAGTGGCTGAGGGCTTCTTCCGAGACCGGAGTGTGCAGTTCTGA